DNA from Halogeometricum sp. S1BR25-6:
GACGACGGGCGCAACGGGGTGCGATGGGCGGAGACGACGCCGCGGCGGAGGCTGTCGGACTCATGCTAGGGGACGTTCCGTACTCGTGATACATATCTGTGGCGAGACGGCGGTGAGGCGACGGAAGGCGGCGAACCGCCGACGCCGCGGCCGCCTCAGAGGGCCGCCACCGACCGCCGGTCGACGCGCGCCAGCGCCGTCTCGACGAGCGACCGAGCGCTCGCGAGGGCGTCCAGCGCCGGGTGGTCGACCGGCAGGTCGGCGTAGAGGTAGCCGGCGACGCTCGGGGCGCGGTTCGAGAGCGTTCGCCGGTGCGACCGCATCGTCTCCTGCCGGCGCGCGGCCGCCTCGTCCAGTCCGTCCCGCACGTCGAGGACGGCCGTGCGGAGTCGGGCGAGGTCCGCGAACGACCGCTCCGAGAGCGGCCGGTTGTCCAGCGCCCGAAGGCGGTCCACCGAGTCGTCGACGGTGGTCCGCGCCGACGCCAGCGACGACGACTCGGCGGCGAGCAGCGAGACGAACTCCTCGCGTTCCCGCATCGCGGCCGTTGCCCCCTCCACGACGGCGCCGCGGAGCGGCGGGGTCAGCGTCCCGCCGCCGGTCAGGCCGGCGGCGACCGCTTCTCCGAACTCGGCGGCGACGCTCTCGGCGTACTCGTCGCCGTACTCGGACTCGTAGTGCGGAACCGCCATCACGGTCCGCCGGTACTCCCGGCTGACGGCGGTCAGCGAGGCCGACCGTCCGGTCCGCGAGAGCGCACCGGCCGCCGGCGGTCCGCCGGACCCCTCGGGCGGCGCCGTCGGCCGGACGTCCGCGACGGCCGAGCGAAACGCCCGGAATGCCGTCCGCTCGTCCGTGCAGCGTCGACGCTCGCGCCGGACCAGCGAGGTGGCGTCGCCGAGGTATGCACCGACGAGCGGCGTGCCGTCGCCGTCCGCACGGCTCATCGCTCGACGGTCCTCGAGAACGTACCCAGCGCCGTGGTGCGACGGAGGACGATTCGGCCGTCCGCGCCGATTTCGATGGTCAACGGGGCGTTCGCGTCCCGGGAGTCGTCTTCGCGCATCTCGTCCGCCGGTGCGACCGCTCGGCGCATGAAACTATCGGATATAGTATATATCCGAGACATATCTCTATAGATTCTCTGTAGTTCGGTACGGTCTCAGTACGGCGCGAATCCCGCGGCCAGCAGACCCCCGTCGACGAGGAGGAGCACCCCGACGACGGCGGCCGCGCGGAACAAGGTGATAGTCTCGCGGACGGGCGTCCGGACGCGCTTCTCGCGGAGGCCGGCGACGAGTCGGCTCCGACCGACCTCCACGAGGGCGGCGAGCGCCACCCAGAGGACGAGCATGGCGAGGACGAGGTGACCGCGACCGGATTCCGCGAGCAACTCGAACGTGTAGCGCGTCCCGGCGAGGTGGCCGCCGGTGAGGAACATCACCACCGACGCGACGCGGGAGCCGTAGACCAGCCTGTCGGCCAGCGTCTCCAGCGGTCCGGCGTCCAGCGACCCGTCGAGGGCGGCGGGGAGCACCGCCCCGGCGACGAAGACGACGCTTCCCACCCAGAGCGCGCCCGTGAGGACGTGCAGCGTGACCATCGCGGTGTCGAGTACCATGTCGTCGCGTTCGCCGCTCGCCGCTTGAACGTCGGTGGTTCGGTTCCGGGCGTGCGAACGGGTTGCATGGATGACCGAAGTGACGCTCACCGGGGTCCCGTTTCCTGTCGGCCATCAGTCACTACGGACGAGACGCACAACCGCGAGGCGTGCCTGACAATCCCGAGAAGCAACCGAGCGACGAGGTCGACCTGAACCAGATTCAGCAGTCTCGCACGGAGGGCGAAGCGTACCAGACGTCGGTCTCCTACATGGCGAACACCGTCGCCAACGACGGCGGCACGACCGAGGCGGGCGACTACGTCGTCGGCTACGCACAGGAGGAGGCCGAACCGATGTACGAACTCGCGGGCGAGGGCGAGTTCGAACTCGTCGAACCCGACGACGAGAACTGCCACCTCGAAGTCGTCGTCGCCGACCGTGGCGACAAGCGATTCGTCCCCTACTGCGACGTCTCCGCGACGCTCGAACGCAGTGGAGAGGAGTACGGCCCCTTCGAGTTGAACTTCCTCTGGCATCCCGGCGTCTACCACTACGGGTCCAACGTCGAGGTGCCCGAGGGCGGGACGTACGACATGCACGTCACCGTCGAACCGCCGGAGTTCCACCGCCACGACGAGCAGAACGGCGACCGGTACGGCGAGACGGTCGAGGTCACGTTCGAGGAGATAGACGTGGAGACGGGACAGGACTGAGTCCGCGCGGAACGGTTCGGGCACA
Protein-coding regions in this window:
- a CDS encoding DUF7260 family protein, which gives rise to MSRADGDGTPLVGAYLGDATSLVRRERRRCTDERTAFRAFRSAVADVRPTAPPEGSGGPPAAGALSRTGRSASLTAVSREYRRTVMAVPHYESEYGDEYAESVAAEFGEAVAAGLTGGGTLTPPLRGAVVEGATAAMREREEFVSLLAAESSSLASARTTVDDSVDRLRALDNRPLSERSFADLARLRTAVLDVRDGLDEAAARRQETMRSHRRTLSNRAPSVAGYLYADLPVDHPALDALASARSLVETALARVDRRSVAAL
- a CDS encoding CopD family protein, with the translated sequence MVLDTAMVTLHVLTGALWVGSVVFVAGAVLPAALDGSLDAGPLETLADRLVYGSRVASVVMFLTGGHLAGTRYTFELLAESGRGHLVLAMLVLWVALAALVEVGRSRLVAGLREKRVRTPVRETITLFRAAAVVGVLLLVDGGLLAAGFAPY
- a CDS encoding iron transporter, producing MPDNPEKQPSDEVDLNQIQQSRTEGEAYQTSVSYMANTVANDGGTTEAGDYVVGYAQEEAEPMYELAGEGEFELVEPDDENCHLEVVVADRGDKRFVPYCDVSATLERSGEEYGPFELNFLWHPGVYHYGSNVEVPEGGTYDMHVTVEPPEFHRHDEQNGDRYGETVEVTFEEIDVETGQD